catcaatatatttaatttttaatatttatttattttattaatttatcatattttcaactgatatatcaatatatttaattttaatacttatttatccttctaaataacaaatttataataagCAATAACACTATCACCGTATAAGATTTGCCCACGATTTAACAACTTTATAAATTGTGTTTATTCAATACCACGaattactaattttaatttcaagtttaaaacatCGTTTTGGGTTTTCATAAGAAAGACAAAAGCAAGCCCGGAAACTGCAGTATTAAATCTTATAACGGTATCAACTAAAAGAGATCCCATTTTAGTTGTTCTTAGTTTACTTGAATCACACCGCCAATTATCCTCCATTACCAATCTTATGATGCATAGACCTTAGCAGGGAGACGTGGCTTAAGTAGAACATCCAGTGGGGTGGCTTTTGGAATGGTTAAACCAGGACTCTCAGTCATATCAACAGGTTGATCCAAGGGAGTTGACAGTTCAAATGCATGAAGAAAACGAGCAAGTGTGAGATGCAGAACTTGGAGAGCAAATGATGCTCCAGGGCATGAACGTCTTCCTGAGCCAAATGGAATGAGCTCAAACTGTTGACCTCTAACATCGATATCTGCATGGCTTTTGAGAAACCTCTCTGGTGAAAAGGCTGATGGATTTGGCCATACCCTTGGATCTCTTTGAATTTTCCATACATTTACGACCAAGCGTGTGCCGGCTGGGACATGGTAGCCGGCAACGGTGCAGTCGTTCATGGCTTCCCGGGGTCCCAACAGAGGACCGGCTGGATAAAGGCGTAGGGTTTCTTTGATGATGGCTTGAAGATACACAAGATTTTTTATATCAGACTCATCCACTGGCCTTTCCTTGCCAACATGGAGATCTAATTCATCCTGAGCCTTCCTCAACATCTCACGATTATTCAACAGCAACGAAATGGCCCATGTCAATGTCCCCGCTGTCGTATCACTGCCACCAAGGATCAATGCCTACATCAAAATTGATAAGGACATTAATCAATAAGTAAGCTTGCCATACCATACAAGATCAGTTTAGCTTATCAGCTATAGAGAAACAGTCCTATATATAAACTGTTTGCGAGTGCTTGAACATGCCACACCAGTCAAGAGCAAGCCCAAAATGAATCATTTCTAACAATATAGCATGCTCAACCAAAACCTTTTTGGGAAAACAAATATGACCGAAAATCTAACTCGgaaatcaattcaaacatacCAGGCAGGTTGACTTAATGCTTGTATCAGCATCATACTGAAAATTTGAGAGTCGACCTTCCTCTTGAAGGAACAGCATTACATCAATGAAGTCCTGGTCCCCTTCAGCCTTGATTCCACCAGAAATCCTTCTCTGACGATGCTCCTTAAGCCAGCCTTCAAGTAGATCATCCAATTCCTTGGCCGTCTTTTTCATTGCTTTCTCATGCC
This sequence is a window from Gossypium raimondii isolate GPD5lz chromosome 5, ASM2569854v1, whole genome shotgun sequence. Protein-coding genes within it:
- the LOC105769156 gene encoding xanthotoxin 5-hydroxylase CYP82C4-like — protein: MDPFFQLTAVAIFLSIVFYKVLLGREKSNAGSSKRMAPEPEGAWPILGHLHLLGGDQLLYRTLGAMADKHGPAFTIRLGARRAFVVSSWEVVKECFTINDKALASRPTTVAAKHMGYNYAVFGFAPYTPFWREMRKIATLELLSNRRLEMLKHVRISEVEMGIRELYNLCHHNGSIPILVELKQWFEDLTLNVVVRMVAGKRYFGANAVCDDGEARRCQKAISQFFHLIGIFVVSDALPFLWWLDMQGHEKAMKKTAKELDDLLEGWLKEHRQRRISGGIKAEGDQDFIDVMLFLQEEGRLSNFQYDADTSIKSTCLALILGGSDTTAGTLTWAISLLLNNREMLRKAQDELDLHVGKERPVDESDIKNLVYLQAIIKETLRLYPAGPLLGPREAMNDCTVAGYHVPAGTRLVVNVWKIQRDPRVWPNPSAFSPERFLKSHADIDVRGQQFELIPFGSGRRSCPGASFALQVLHLTLARFLHAFELSTPLDQPVDMTESPGLTIPKATPLDVLLKPRLPAKVYAS